In Desulfobulbus oralis, one DNA window encodes the following:
- the gltX gene encoding glutamate--tRNA ligase, translated as MAEEVRVRFPPSPTGYLHIGGARTALYNWLFARQHGGKLVLRIEDTDEERSTQAAIDGIISGLRWLNLDWDEGPYFQTDFTREHMAAARRLLERGLAYKCFCTKEELEAKRQRALAEKRNPGYDGHCRHLSPEEIARLEADGRPCVIRFRVPERSGNLFYDDQVLGRIERAYADIEDFVIVRSNGQPLYLLCNVVDDIRDRITHIIRGQDHMTNTTRQVLLYEALGAPLPVFAHIPLTLDVQKQKISKRKHGEIVAVQFYEERGFLPWALCNFLALLGWNPGTGQEYFTREEMLAAFSLDRINRANAVFNYQPGDAKFFTDPKLIAMNEHYLRTLDPEELARLVQPVLEKAGIWQEDFAAGGARRQWYLDTLVLTRDRFHTLNDFASLGRAYFADDFAIDEKTLQKRVLKEPRLKNWLPELSGRLAALARFSGEAAEQLCRAMEEEQGVKPGTIMNAMRTLLTGQAAGPAMPDLLHTLGQSRICRRLAHVDQFFD; from the coding sequence ATGGCCGAAGAAGTCCGCGTTCGCTTTCCCCCCAGTCCCACCGGATATCTGCACATCGGCGGCGCCCGCACCGCCCTCTACAACTGGCTCTTTGCCCGCCAGCATGGCGGCAAGCTGGTGCTGCGCATCGAAGACACCGATGAAGAACGCAGCACCCAAGCTGCCATCGACGGCATCATCAGCGGCCTGCGGTGGCTGAATCTGGACTGGGACGAAGGACCCTATTTCCAGACCGACTTCACCAGGGAACACATGGCCGCTGCCCGGCGCCTGCTGGAGCGGGGTCTGGCCTACAAATGCTTCTGCACGAAAGAGGAGCTGGAGGCCAAGCGCCAGCGGGCGCTTGCCGAAAAACGCAACCCCGGCTATGACGGCCATTGCCGTCATCTGTCGCCCGAAGAGATCGCCCGCCTGGAAGCCGATGGCCGGCCCTGTGTCATCCGCTTCCGGGTGCCGGAACGCAGCGGCAACCTGTTTTACGACGACCAGGTACTGGGCCGCATCGAGCGCGCCTACGCAGACATCGAGGATTTTGTCATCGTGCGCTCCAACGGTCAGCCGCTCTACCTGCTCTGCAACGTGGTGGACGACATCCGCGACCGCATCACCCACATCATCCGCGGCCAGGATCATATGACCAACACCACGCGCCAGGTTTTGCTGTACGAGGCCCTGGGCGCGCCGCTGCCGGTCTTTGCCCATATTCCCCTGACCCTGGACGTGCAGAAACAGAAAATCTCCAAGCGCAAGCACGGCGAAATCGTGGCCGTGCAGTTCTATGAGGAACGCGGCTTTCTGCCCTGGGCGCTCTGCAATTTCCTGGCCCTTCTGGGCTGGAATCCGGGCACAGGTCAGGAGTATTTCACCCGGGAGGAGATGCTTGCCGCTTTCTCTCTGGACCGCATCAACCGGGCCAACGCGGTCTTCAACTACCAGCCGGGCGACGCCAAGTTCTTCACCGATCCCAAGCTCATTGCCATGAACGAGCACTACCTGCGCACGCTGGACCCGGAAGAGCTGGCCAGGCTGGTGCAGCCGGTGCTGGAAAAGGCCGGCATCTGGCAGGAGGATTTCGCGGCAGGCGGCGCAAGGCGGCAGTGGTATCTGGACACCCTGGTTTTGACTCGTGACCGTTTCCACACCTTAAACGACTTTGCCAGCCTGGGACGCGCCTATTTTGCCGATGACTTTGCCATTGACGAAAAGACTCTGCAAAAGCGCGTGCTCAAGGAGCCGCGACTGAAAAATTGGCTGCCCGAGCTGTCCGGCCGCCTGGCCGCCCTGGCCAGGTTCAGCGGCGAGGCTGCGGAGCAGCTGTGTCGGGCGATGGAGGAGGAACAGGGCGTAAAGCCGGGCACGATCATGAACGCGATGCGCACCCTGCTCACCGGCCAGGCAGCCGGGCCCGCCATGCCGGATCTGCTGCACACGCTGGGTCAGAGCCGCATCTGCCGCCGTC